GAAGGCTAGGGGTTTGTACTGCTGGATCTAAGACGAGGAGGTTGGAAGCCTGGACTCCTGCGTCTGGGTGAGGGTTGGGACTTGGACTCCCTTGGTCCTTGGAGAGAAAAAGTCTGGAGGTCTGGACTCTGGGATCCTGGGAGAGGGGATCAGGGCTTGAACCCTGTGGGTGCTGGGAAGGAGGGGCTGGGgacctggactcctgggtcttctgagggaggaggggctgagggctGGATTCTAGGGTCTGAAGGAGGAGGGACTAGGGGTCTGGACTCCTCGGTcttctgagggaggaggggctgagggctgggggtctggactcccgggtctgagggagaaggggagaggctgggggtctggactcctgggtctgagagTTGGAGGAgttgggggcctggactcctgagtCTTGGGGCGGAGGGGCCAGGGACCTGGACTCCTGGGTTTGAGGGAGAAAGGGCTGGatgcctggactcctgggtctgagggaggaggggctgggtgcctggactcctgggtctgagggaggaggggctggatgcctggactcctgggtctgagggaggaggggctgggtgcctggactcctgggtctgagggaggaggggctgggagcctGGATTCTGGGATCTCAGGAAGGAAGGTGTGGGGTTTGGGCTGCTGGTTCAATGGGAAGAGGGGCTGAGGGTCCAGGATCCAGGGCTTCTGAGCCTTTCCTTGCCTCGTAGGACCATGGCAGCCGTGGGCTTTGAGGAGTTTTCAGCGCCGCCAGGCTCAGAGTTGGCGCTGCCTCCCTTGTTTGGTGGCCACATCCTGGAGAGTGAGCTGGAGACGGAAGTGGAGTTTGTGTCAGGTGGTCTGGGTGGCTCAGGGCTCCGGGAGCGagatgaagaggaagaggcagcCCGGGGTCGGCGGCGGCGCCAGCGGGAATTAAATCGCAGAAAGTACCAGGCACTAGGTCGGCGCTGCCGGGAGATCGAGCAGGTAGGTGAGTGCGGATCCCCGTTTTGGGGTCCCCTGGCCTAAATGACTGCCCCACGCCATGTCTGCCTCTCTGCATGCCCAGCCTTCCTTGGCTCGCTGAATGaatctttcacttatttattcacaCATTTAGCATCCGTATGTGTCTGGTCCTGTGTCAGGCCCCTCCATCTCCTGTGGAGGTTCCCTGACAACCCAGATGGGTGCTCTGATGTCTCCCAGGGGTCTCTCAATAGGTAGTAGAGCCAGGTGAAAGTCCAGGCTCTTCACATCTCCCATGCCCCTGCCAGGATTCACTCCTCTCGACCCATTCATTCTGATCCTCCATCCCCATGGCTGCCACTGCGAACTCCGATTTGTGTAGGGTGAAGGACTGCATCAGCCTCCCTGCTGAGAATGAGGGATGgcccaggcatcgtggctcatgcctgtaatcccagcactttgggaggccaaggcgtgagaatcacctaaggtcaggagttccagaccagcctggccaacatggtgaaaccccatcatctgtactaaaaatacaaaaagttaaccaggtgtggtggtgtgcacctgtagtcccagctactcctgagacTGAGGCATAataattggttgaacccaggaggtggaggttgcagtgagccgagatcatgccacagcactccagcctgggcgacagagtaagacaccgtctttaaaaaaaaaaaaaaaaaaaaaaaaaaaatcaatgaggaTGGAACATCATCAGGCAGGCTCAGATCCTGGCAGGCCAGGATCACCAGGGCACAAAGTTtggagacttcttttttttttcctcgagaGTGAGGAGGagccactgaagggttttaaACGGAGGGACAGCATCAGGTCTGGATGCTTGAAACTCTCTGAAGACAGCTGTCTTAGTCTGCTAGGACTCCCATAATGCCTCACAAACAGGGTCCCTCAAGAACAGaaattcctggccaggtgcgatggctcatgcctatattcccagcactttggaagtctgaggtggatggatcacctgaggtcaggtgttcgagaccagcccaaccaatatggggaaacccatctctactaaaaatacaaaattagccgggcgtgatggtgggtgcctgtaatcccagctactcaggagcctgaggcaggagaatcgctggaacctggtggtggaggttttggtgagccaagatcaagctactgcattccagcctgggcgacaagagtgaaactccatctcgaaaaaagaaaaaggagttctggaggctggaagtccaaggcaaGGTGTTGGCGGGCTTGTGagaatctgttccaggcctctccccTGGCTTCTGGAGGCTGCTGGCATTCGTTGGCACAGAGAAACATCAGCCTGATCTCCAGCGTCATCTTCATATTGCTGCTCCCTCTGCGTGTCCCACTTTCCTGTTTATAAGGActccagtcatactggattagggcccactcgctggcttcattttaacttgattactttTGTGACAACTCTGTCTCTGAACAAGGTTagattctgaggtactgggggttatgGCCTTAACACCCTTTTAGGGGGAcgtaattcaactttttttttttttttttttttttgagatggagtctcgtctggggaggcccaggctggagttcagtggtgccatctcagctcactgtaacctccacctcctgggttcaagtgattttcctgcctcagcctcccaagtagctgggactacaggtgtgtgccaccacagccggctaatttttgtatctttttttttttttttttttgagacggagtttcgctcttgttacccaggctggagtgcaatggcgcgatctcggctcaccgcaacctctgcctcctgggttcaggcaattctcctgcctcagcctcctgagtagctgggattacaggcacgcgccaccatgcccagctcattttttgtcttttcagtagagacggggtttcaccatgttgaccaggatggtctcgatctcttgacctcgtgttccccccgcctcggcctcccaaagtgctgggattacaggcttgagccaccgcgcccggctaattcttgtatctttcgtagagacggggtttcaccatgttggccaggctggtctcaaactcctgacctcgggtgatccacccgcctcagcctcccaaggtgctgggatgacaggcgtgagccactgcgcctggccttcagctttttctcctcctctttgttgaggcagggtctcacttggtcaccaaagctggagtgcagtggtgcaatctcagctcactgcagcctcagcctcccaggttcaagcaatcctcctgcctcagcccccaaaataGCTGGGCCTACGGGCACACCACAGCCAGCTAAcgtttgtactttttgtagaggcggggtttcaccgtgtggcccgggctggtcttgaattcctcacctcaagtgatcccctcgccttggtctccccaaatattaggattacaggcgtgagccactgcgcctggcctccactCTTAATGATGGCATTGGGGAGTTCTGTGAGCGAGACTGGGGCATATTTCAAACTCTGCTTAACAGATGGACCCAGGCCCAAAGGGACTCAACTGGAGCCTCTGCTCTTAATCCAGCCCCCAGGAATAGATCCTATTACTCCTATTTACAAGTATagaaaattaaggctcagagaCGTTAAGTAACACACCCAAGCACAGAGCTCAGCAGTGGCAGACCTGagatttttttgtgagatggggtcttgctctgttgcccaggctggagtgcagtggtgtgactgtggctcactgcagcgtccacctcctgggctctagcaatcttcttgtcttagcctccagcctcccaagaagccgggactacagccaccatgcccaggtactttttttctttttttgtagtcatggggtctcactctgttgcccaggctggtgtcaaattcctggcctcaagtgatcctcctgccttggcctctcaaagtgctgggattataggcatgagccaccatgccaagctagagccaagatttgaactcaggtcttttttttttttttttttttgagatggagttttgttcttgttgcccaggctggagtgcaatggcgtgatctcggctcactgcaacctccacctcctgagttcaagtgactctcttgcctcagcatcccgagtagctgggattacaggcatgcaccaccatgcccagctaattttgtatttttagtagatacgaggtttcaccatgttggtcaagctggtctggaactcctgacctcaggtgatccacccgcctaggcctcccaaagtgctgggattacaggcgtgagtcaccatacccagcttttttttttttttttaaacagggtgtcactctgttgtccaggctggattgcagtgacatgatctcagctcactgcagcctctacctcctgggttcaagtgattctcctgcaggcacgtgctaccatgcctggctaattttttgtatttttagtggagacggggtctcaccatgttggccaggctgcttttgacctcctgacctcaggtgatccgcctgccttggcctcccaaagtgctgggattacaggcgtgagccaccgtgccgggcccgGTATGTTTCGACTTAATGGGAGGTTTGGGCTCCCTGAGCAGGTAACAGTTGACCTAAGACTTGAGGGGTTGAGGAGTGAGCTGCATGAATGGCTGGGTGGAGGGTCCACTTAGAGGAACAGTATGTGGAAGGCCCCACAGGAGGACACTCAGGACCCGGCGTGGTGAGAGGGGAGTGGGAGGGATGGGAAGGTGGAAGTGCCTCAGGCCACAGGAGGGTCTTTGTCCAGTCTCCCCCAAGCTTAGCACGAGCTCCATTACACATCTGTTGAACGAATGAATGGGAGGAGTGGGATCCAGCTCATGTGAGTTTCCCACCCCGTAGGTGAACGAGCGGGTCCTGAACAGGCTCCATCAAGTGCAGAGGATCACtcggaggctgcagcaggagcgGAGGTAACCCCTTCTGtgcacaccccccccccccgggCCTGTGAGCTTCGGCTCCCAGATATTCCCACCCTCTCGTGTCTCCCCATTCCACTCCCACGAGCGCCCAACCCTCACAAGCCACAAGGAAGAGAGCCTGGAGATGAGGGCCTGGGGCTGGAAGAGTGGAATTCGATCTTGGAGGGAGGAGTGCTGAGCACTGGGGCTGAGGGAGGGCTGGGTAGAGTCGGCTGCTCCCTGTTACCTCTACCCCTAGAATACACCCACGTCTTCTCACTCCTCTGCTGCTACCAACCTGGGCCTGGGGACACAGCCTCTCACTTAGATTACTGCTCTCTGCCTCCCTGTCTCTCCCTTAGCCCAAGTCTCCTCTTTAAACAGCCAGGGCAAGCCCCACCTTTTCCTCTTTGTACCTgtagccaagatttttttttttttgacacagagtttcactttgtggccaggctggagtgctgtggcacgatctcagctcactgcaaccttcgcacctcctgggttcaagtgattcttctgcctcagcctcccaaatagctgggattacaggtgtgcaccaccacgcctggctagtttttgtatttttaatagacagggtttcaccatgttggccaggctggtctcgaactcctgacctaggtgatccacccacctcgtccttccaaagtgctgggactacaggcgtgagccaccacgccctgccttaGCCAAGGTTTTTCAGATCAGGAGAGTTTATGAAAGGGATCGGTGGCCTTTTGGGTGCTGAGTTAAGAAAGCCTGTGTGCATGCAAAACCTCCCTGAATAATTTTGCACAGCTACATGAGAATCAGGCTTTCCGCACTGTTGACCTGGAGCCCAGGCCCCTGGTTCTGCAAGCGTGGCCCGTGGACGGGCAGCATCAGGGCCACCTGGGAACTTGGTGCAAATGCAAGTTCTCCGGCCCTGCCAGTCCTTCTGAAATGTCAGACAGACCAAgcctctcctccacccctccGAGGTGGCCCTTGGCCGACTCGGAGTGAAGGTGAACGTCGTGCAGCAGCGGAGCAGGCCCTGGCTCAGAGCGCCCCTCACACTTGCCTGCCTGCCGCGCTAGAAGCCAGGCGCTCACCCGGCCCTGCCAGCCCTGCATCTGCTTGGTGAGGCCTCTGCCACCAGCCTTTGAAGTTCCAGTCCCGGTATCATCCACCTCCTCCCCGCTTTTTGGCCGTTGTGTTTTGTTGGCTTCTTCACTGTCTGTCTACGCGGTGACCCCGAGTTCCATCAGCAACAGGGCCTTTGTTTTGCCCCCTGACGTACCCTCAGCACAGCCCCTAGAACAGCACCGACAGCAGAGCGGGCACTCAGAGCATGTGTAAAGAACAAGATCCGCCTGAAAAGCATCCTggccgggcgtgggggctcaagcctgtcatcccagctactcaggagaatcgcttgatcctgggaggcagaggttgcagtgagctgagatcgtgccactgcactccaggttgggcaacagagcaaggctccatctcaaaaaaaaattctaactcaCATATGAACGTTTCCTAAGTGCCGATATCACATGAAGTACTTTACAGAAACCCTCTGGTATCGCTGTGTCGGTATCACCACTGCAGCCCCCAGCGCAGCTGAGGCTGTCACCCCGTCTGCAGAGCAGGAGACTCAGCCTCAGGATGGTTGCCTTGTCTTGCTCCAGGCCTCCAATGCCAGAGCTCAGGACCTCCTGGGTCCAGGACGGCTTTGGCTTCGAGCGCCGTGGGAGCTGAGCTCTATCCTGTGGCCCTTCTTCCCCAACTGCTAGGAGATTAACTCATTCCAGTCGGTGGCTTCTCCCTGAGCAGGTTCCTCATGAGAGTGCTGGACTCCTATGGGGATGACTACCGGGCCAGCCAGTTCACCATCGTGCTGGAGGTGAGTGCTGGGCCTCCAGGACGGGCAGGAACTGGGAGCCCAGGACACACCATCACCGCTCCCGCTCCTCCCTGCCAGGATGAGGGCAGCCAGGGCACAGATGCCCCCACCCCAGGCAATGCTGAGAATGAGCCTCCAGAGAAAGAGGCACTGTCCCCGCCGAGAAGGACTCCTGCACCCCCAGAACCTGGCAGCCCGGTCCCCGTcgaggggcccagtgggaggaagaggaggcgaGTGCCACGGGATGGACGACGAGCAGGAACTGCGCTGACTCCAGAGCTGGCACCAGTGCAGGTGAGGAAGGGGGACACTCAAGGggagggcctggggctgggcagaGTCAAGTTCAGGGCTCCTGGGGCCTGGGGAAGTTGGAGAAAGGGGGTGAAGCAGGAAGTGTTGAAAGCCTAGGATCAGGCAGGGAGGTAGCTGGAAAAAGCAGGGCAAAGGCTTGGGTAGAAAAGTAGGCAAAgttggaaaaggaaggagaagaccTGGAGAaggctgggaggagaggagagggaagaatcaACGAGAGGGCAGAAGAGAAGGCCCGGTGAGGGGAGGAAAGTCAGAAGAGCATCCGGACCCAGGAACACCGGGATTGCCTCTGAGGTGTAAGGAGGAAGCTGACCGGCCTGGCAAGACGAGAACGGTGaggatggccaggtgcagtggctcaggcctgtaatcccagcactctgggaggccctggtgggaggttaacttgaggccaggaatttgaaacctccctgaggtctcaaaaaaaaaaaaaaaaaaaaaaagctaggcttggttggcctgtgcctgtagtcccagctacttgggaggctgaggtgggaggatcacttgagcctgggaggcagagcctgcagtcaACTatcatggcaccactgcactccagcctgggcaacagagtgcgggcctgtctctttaaaaatcaaaacaaaacgaaaacaaaaacagtgaagcTGATGGGATCTTCTCGATTCCCAGCTGACTAACACTTCGTTATCTCCTGCAGATTAAGGTCGAGGAGGACTTTGGCTTGGAAGCGGACGAGGCCCTGGATTCCAGTTGGGTTTCTCGGGGTCCAGACAAACTGCTGCCCTACCCGACCCTAGCCAGCCCACCCTCTGACTGACCCATGCCCAGTAAACTGACCCCGCACTCACCCTGGCCGCCGTCTCCTGTTCCCACCTGTgatcacacacatgctcacattcTGGGgttggttttcacatttttattgggAGCCGAGAGAGGGCCCGCCTTGGTCAGTGGAGGTGCTCACAGGGTCTTCAGCCACTCCAGGCTGGGCCCCTGGGGGTCCTGGGGGTGGCTGGGTATGTCGGGCATGTTCCCATCATCACGGACAGGCACTGTGGGACAGGAGGGGGGGCCACTGAGACCAGCACGTCTCTAGGGCCTGGAGAGAAGAGCTGTCTGTCGATTTATAttcagagagggaaagggagacgCCAGGGGGTGAGAGGAGGGTAAGGATCAGAGAATCAGTGATGCAGAAGAGGCAGGGAGATACAGAGACCGAGAGACATGGAAaactggagagacagagagagagacagagaccccAAAGAGATGGGGAAACAGGACAGAAACCTGTAAAGATGGAGACCGAGAAAACACCACAGACAGCAACCCAGAGAGGGACAGAAATCTGGAAGGTAATAGAAACTGGATGCACAAACACAGAATAGTGTACGAATTATATCTCAATTCTTAGAAAGTTCAGCAGGGGGAGTACAGGCAGCACTGCTGAATGTCTGACCTCTGCTTAGGAAAGACCTGCCCATAACGGCCCCGGCcccagcacagggcagctgggcccATCCCAGAGATCCCTGCAGGGCCCCCACTTACCTGGGTAGTTGTAGGGCGTGGCCTTGTTGATCATGACCGAGTACTTGAAGTAGGGGCTGATTGGGGGCAGAATTACAGCTGTGGAGAGACACAAGTGTGAGGCCCAGGGGAAGGCAGCTCTCTGAGGAGAGGCGAAGAGACGCTGAGCATTGGCAAGGGGAAGATAAAAGTGCAAAGTGGGAGGGCCAGCACCCCCAGGAAGATCCTTGGTACCCTGGGATCCCTATTCTAGTTAGGAGGGTTTAAAACTCTTTTTTGGGGAGTTAAGTGGAGGTAGGGGTGGGAGCCCAACACAGGTACATGGGGCCTAGAAGACGGAGCAGTGGGGTTGGTCATGGAATGAGTGCATTAGCGTTCATCATGGAGCATCCTGGGGGTGGTGTCACGGGACTGTTCCTTAGAAATCAAGATTGTTACAaatggccggacgtggtggctcacgcctgtaatcccagcgctttgagagcccaaggtgggcagatcgcctgaggtcaggagttcgagaccagcctgaccaatatggtgaatgaaaccccatctctactaaaaaacataaaaattagctgcatgtggtggtggcgcatgtaatcccagctactcaggaggctgaggcaggagaccctcgagcctgggaggt
This genomic interval from Saimiri boliviensis isolate mSaiBol1 chromosome 14, mSaiBol1.pri, whole genome shotgun sequence contains the following:
- the TFPT gene encoding TCF3 fusion partner, which produces MELEQREGTMAAVGFEEFSAPPGSELALPPLFGGHILESELETEVEFVSGGLGGSGLRERDEEEEAARGRRRRQRELNRRKYQALGRRCREIEQVNERVLNRLHQVQRITRRLQQERRFLMRVLDSYGDDYRASQFTIVLEDEGSQGTDAPTPGNAENEPPEKEALSPPRRTPAPPEPGSPVPVEGPSGRKRRRVPRDGRRAGTALTPELAPVQIKVEEDFGLEADEALDSSWVSRGPDKLLPYPTLASPPSD